Proteins encoded by one window of Kribbella italica:
- a CDS encoding RNA polymerase sigma factor produces MRDDPAVIRMVNGARDGDRGAWDDLVERYAPLVWTISRRFGLAPADVDDVGQSVWLLLVEHLPDLREPAALPGWIATTTRRECLRLVRTGRRTEPADPVELLTELPYDEVPLDEELLLHERRTAVRTAFGQLSPRCRLLLSMLVQDPPAVYREISDKLHMRVGSIGPNRARCLDRLRQTPALAALIEFRIDRPIEDGGEQHG; encoded by the coding sequence ATGCGCGACGACCCGGCCGTCATCCGCATGGTCAACGGCGCGCGCGACGGGGACCGCGGGGCCTGGGACGACCTGGTGGAGCGGTACGCGCCGCTGGTGTGGACGATCAGCCGGCGCTTCGGCCTCGCGCCCGCGGACGTCGACGACGTCGGTCAGAGCGTGTGGCTGCTGCTGGTCGAGCATCTGCCCGACCTGCGCGAACCGGCGGCTCTGCCCGGGTGGATCGCGACCACGACCCGGCGCGAGTGTCTCCGGCTGGTGCGGACCGGTCGCCGGACCGAGCCGGCCGACCCCGTCGAGCTGCTCACCGAACTGCCGTACGACGAAGTCCCGCTCGACGAGGAACTGCTGCTGCACGAACGGCGGACCGCGGTGCGGACGGCCTTCGGTCAGCTGTCACCGCGGTGCCGGTTGCTGCTCTCGATGCTCGTGCAGGACCCGCCCGCGGTGTACCGCGAGATCAGCGACAAGTTGCACATGCGCGTCGGCAGCATCGGCCCCAACCGGGCCCGCTGCCTGGATCGGCTGCGTCAGACCCCCGCACTGGCCGCACTGATCGAGTTCCGGATCGATCGCCCCATCGAGGACGGAGGTGAGCAGCATGGATGA
- a CDS encoding CHAT domain-containing protein yields the protein MAVDIEDLQALALSRPTDALRIARDVLANAPSDAEAAAAHQAVGVVHRDFGDIKEAVAELRSAYRYARKAADPDREADIQASLGVALVMAGRTDRGVAMLDAIVPGRTGVQAGRILIRRAWVNGALLGRFDEALVDAEQAVALLSDAGDLVWEARALTHRAMVLLAMGAIERADQDYARSEELFSSRGQLAEYADTRQARGAAAFARGDLPTALRYLGDAQRVVEEELGILEPDLYANKCLVLLAAGLTRDALTEIDSALDRIEQQRGSDARRAELLYCAALAANATGALDVAESRGRAALMLFRRQQRPWWAARAELALLQSRYDGGDRTARLLSTSRRVSAELDQLDPDLATEAHLLTGRIAIARTDLLTAGEHLKIAAAARNRGLRARGAGWLAQATLHQGEGRSRAMLAACRQGLSLIEVYLRTLGATELRVLATAQGSELAAIALRYAVQQHNARQVLEWSERWRATVLAIPPVRPPEDDDLVADLATLRGLTHRLEANYDQRPGAGPLHRERRRLESSVRRRALLAPGTAGDRPDQFRSAELLDHLGARSLIELTEVDDQLYAIVVAGGRVHVDPVGPTALATHRLSHALFALRREASGRGTDQLDLDAIGAKLETLLLGPAIRHLRDGPVVVVPTGRLHAVPWSLLPSLRHRPTSVAPSAAAWLRARKAVPPSDRVVLIGGPKLSTGHEEVRRLAELYPDAVMLTDGAATADAVLKAIDGASLVHVAAHGTFRADSPLFSALQLDDGPLTVYDLERLRRAPHRVVLSSCSSAVGSPSGADELLGLVSALVALGSAGVVASVVPVNDPGTVPLMLDLHARLRAGDELAEALAGSRAAAGGSRFARTAAQSFVTLGA from the coding sequence GTGGCCGTCGACATCGAGGACCTGCAGGCGCTCGCGCTGTCGCGGCCCACCGATGCGCTGAGGATCGCGCGGGACGTGCTCGCGAATGCGCCGTCGGACGCGGAGGCCGCCGCGGCTCACCAGGCGGTGGGCGTGGTGCACCGCGATTTCGGTGACATCAAGGAGGCGGTGGCCGAGCTCAGGTCGGCGTACCGGTACGCGCGCAAGGCCGCCGATCCGGATCGCGAGGCGGACATCCAGGCGAGCCTGGGCGTCGCGCTGGTGATGGCCGGCCGGACCGACCGTGGGGTCGCGATGCTCGACGCGATCGTGCCGGGCCGGACCGGGGTGCAGGCCGGCCGGATCCTGATCCGCCGCGCCTGGGTCAACGGCGCGTTGCTCGGCCGGTTCGACGAAGCCCTCGTCGACGCCGAGCAAGCGGTCGCGTTGCTGAGCGACGCCGGCGACCTGGTGTGGGAGGCCCGGGCGCTGACCCACCGGGCGATGGTGCTGCTCGCGATGGGCGCGATCGAGCGCGCCGACCAGGACTACGCCCGCAGCGAGGAACTGTTCTCGAGCCGCGGGCAGCTGGCCGAGTACGCCGACACCCGGCAGGCCCGCGGCGCTGCGGCCTTCGCACGCGGCGACCTGCCGACGGCCCTGCGGTACCTCGGCGACGCGCAGCGCGTGGTCGAGGAGGAGCTCGGCATCCTGGAGCCGGACCTGTACGCCAACAAGTGCCTGGTGCTGCTGGCAGCCGGCCTGACGCGGGACGCGCTCACCGAGATCGACAGCGCCCTCGACCGGATCGAGCAGCAGCGCGGCTCGGACGCCCGCCGCGCGGAACTCTTGTACTGCGCCGCTCTGGCCGCCAACGCCACCGGCGCGCTGGACGTCGCCGAGAGCCGCGGCCGCGCCGCGTTGATGCTGTTCCGCCGCCAGCAGCGTCCGTGGTGGGCGGCCCGCGCGGAGCTTGCGCTCCTGCAGTCCCGGTACGACGGCGGCGACCGGACGGCACGGCTGCTGAGCACCAGCCGACGCGTCAGCGCCGAGCTCGACCAGCTCGACCCGGACCTCGCCACCGAGGCGCACCTGCTGACCGGCCGGATCGCGATCGCGCGGACCGATCTGCTCACGGCGGGGGAGCACCTGAAGATCGCGGCCGCGGCCCGGAACCGCGGTCTGCGGGCGCGCGGTGCCGGCTGGCTCGCCCAGGCCACGCTCCACCAAGGCGAAGGCCGGTCGCGCGCGATGCTGGCCGCCTGCCGGCAGGGCCTGAGCCTGATCGAGGTCTACCTGCGCACTCTCGGCGCGACCGAGCTGCGCGTCCTGGCCACCGCCCAGGGCTCCGAGCTCGCCGCGATCGCTCTGCGGTACGCCGTACAGCAGCACAACGCGCGGCAGGTCCTCGAGTGGAGCGAACGCTGGCGGGCGACCGTGCTGGCGATTCCGCCGGTCCGGCCGCCGGAGGACGACGATCTGGTCGCCGACCTCGCCACGTTGCGCGGCCTGACCCACCGGCTGGAGGCCAACTACGACCAGCGGCCCGGCGCCGGGCCGCTGCACCGCGAACGCCGCCGCCTCGAATCGTCCGTACGCCGTCGCGCCCTGCTCGCCCCAGGGACCGCCGGCGACCGGCCCGACCAGTTCCGCAGCGCCGAGTTGCTCGATCACCTCGGCGCGCGCAGCCTGATCGAGCTCACCGAGGTCGACGACCAGCTGTACGCGATCGTCGTCGCGGGTGGTCGCGTCCACGTCGACCCGGTCGGCCCGACCGCGCTCGCGACTCATCGCCTGTCCCACGCGTTGTTCGCCCTGCGCCGCGAGGCGTCCGGACGCGGCACGGACCAGCTCGACCTCGACGCGATCGGCGCCAAGCTCGAGACGCTGCTGCTCGGACCGGCGATCAGGCATCTGCGGGACGGCCCGGTGGTCGTCGTACCGACCGGACGGCTGCACGCGGTCCCGTGGAGCCTGCTGCCGTCGTTGCGGCACCGGCCGACGTCGGTGGCTCCGTCGGCCGCGGCCTGGTTGCGCGCCCGCAAGGCTGTGCCGCCGAGCGATCGGGTGGTGCTGATCGGCGGTCCCAAGCTGTCGACCGGACACGAGGAGGTCCGACGGCTCGCCGAGCTGTACCCGGACGCGGTGATGCTGACCGACGGCGCCGCGACGGCCGACGCCGTCCTGAAGGCGATCGACGGCGCCTCGCTGGTCCACGTGGCGGCGCACGGGACGTTCCGCGCCGACAGCCCGCTGTTCTCGGCGCTCCAGCTTGATGACGGGCCGCTGACGGTGTACGACCTCGAACGGTTGCGACGGGCTCCGCATCGCGTGGTGCTGTCGAGCTGTAGCTCGGCGGTCGGCAGTCCCAGCGGTGCGGACGAGCTGCTCGGCCTGGTCAGTGCGCTGGTCGCCCTCGGATCGGCCGGGGTCGTGGCGAGCGTCGTACCGGTGAACGATCCGGGCACCGTGCCACTGATGCTCGATCTGCACGCGCGGCTGCGTGCGGGGGACGAGCTCGCCGAGGCGCTCGCCGGAAGCCGCGCGGCGGCGGGCGGCAGCCGCTTCGCGCGGACGGCCGCGCAGTCGTTCGTCACCCTCGGAGCGTGA
- a CDS encoding S8/S53 family peptidase, translated as MPADQRLKDALRLIIEDRDGKDPGPGNERWFGTTAVHPYNWEELGYAEYFYRRDTMLVRTEDIELVLGALREEPADRQKEDPAGPIIPENVAIDRLPVIDGVTGLVWRYGRTARSVGAGKGGGYGGREFPGEPNGRYDDNDSLSTPNVLARVDRSIGEGVARPCAALPLNGNGHPCPASEPAEVPSSSAAPVPAINSGICCGKHGWDGRGVLVGVVDGGLVEATTHQWPWMEGVYGDPDPAALPGNPIGAYSCHGTFVAGCVRTTAPKAEVCVKRAKEIDWRLYGGMAYEHEIIQRMSDLLDLGADIIVCEFDGATRHHLPLHTFDAFYRRRLRHLNVTVLAPAGNDETHLPTFPAAYTWTIGVGALSADGNTRAHFSNYGHWVDVYAPGEELVNAFGTGKYTCEEEPYEERHFAGLANWSGTSFSTPLVAGMIAARMSGTGENAPAAAAAVLAFAGTQAAPGIGPVLHPHQICGPCHTP; from the coding sequence ATGCCGGCCGACCAACGTCTCAAGGACGCCTTGCGCCTCATCATCGAAGACCGCGACGGCAAGGATCCGGGTCCGGGCAACGAGCGGTGGTTCGGCACCACGGCCGTGCACCCGTACAACTGGGAGGAGCTCGGGTACGCCGAGTACTTCTACCGCCGCGACACGATGCTCGTCCGGACCGAGGACATCGAACTGGTGCTCGGCGCGCTGCGTGAGGAGCCGGCCGACCGCCAGAAGGAGGACCCCGCTGGCCCGATCATCCCCGAGAACGTGGCGATCGACCGGTTGCCGGTGATCGACGGTGTCACCGGCCTGGTCTGGCGCTACGGCCGGACCGCCCGCTCGGTCGGGGCGGGCAAGGGCGGCGGGTACGGCGGCCGCGAGTTCCCCGGCGAACCGAACGGCCGCTACGACGACAACGACTCCCTGTCGACGCCGAACGTCCTGGCGCGGGTCGACCGGTCGATCGGTGAGGGCGTGGCCCGGCCGTGCGCCGCGCTCCCGTTGAACGGCAACGGCCACCCCTGCCCGGCGTCGGAACCGGCGGAGGTGCCTTCGAGCTCGGCGGCGCCGGTGCCGGCGATCAACAGCGGGATCTGTTGCGGCAAGCACGGATGGGACGGCCGCGGAGTCCTGGTCGGAGTCGTGGACGGCGGTCTGGTCGAGGCGACGACGCACCAGTGGCCGTGGATGGAGGGCGTGTACGGCGACCCCGATCCGGCCGCCCTGCCCGGCAACCCCATCGGCGCCTACTCCTGCCACGGGACCTTCGTCGCCGGCTGTGTACGCACCACGGCACCGAAGGCGGAGGTCTGCGTCAAGCGCGCGAAGGAGATCGACTGGCGGCTGTACGGCGGGATGGCCTACGAGCACGAGATCATCCAGCGGATGAGCGACCTGCTCGACCTCGGCGCCGACATCATCGTCTGCGAGTTCGACGGCGCGACCCGCCACCACCTGCCGCTGCACACCTTCGACGCCTTCTACCGCAGGCGTTTGCGGCACCTGAACGTCACCGTGCTCGCGCCCGCCGGCAACGACGAGACCCACCTGCCGACGTTCCCCGCGGCGTACACCTGGACGATCGGCGTCGGTGCGCTGTCCGCGGACGGCAACACCCGCGCCCACTTCTCCAACTACGGCCACTGGGTCGACGTCTACGCCCCCGGCGAGGAGCTGGTGAACGCGTTCGGGACCGGCAAGTACACCTGCGAGGAGGAGCCGTACGAGGAGCGCCACTTCGCGGGCCTGGCCAACTGGAGCGGCACGTCCTTCTCCACTCCCCTGGTCGCCGGCATGATCGCCGCCCGCATGTCCGGCACCGGCGAGAACGCCCCTGCCGCCGCTGCCGCGGTCCTCGCTTTCGCGGGCACCCAAGCAGCTCCGGGCATCGGCCCGGTCCTCCACCCACACCAGATCTGCGGCCCCTGCCACACCCCCTGA
- a CDS encoding ROK family protein encodes MVNAQGPIPRGDLVPSGVVGLLGTQGPTSRAEIARALGLSPATVTQVTKDLIARGLVEELESVPSKGGRPARLLGLVADAGVALGAKVTADHVAVVTVELDGTVRSSSEHEYDPTADDAITRLGQVLAQEIAALDDRLLGVGVGVPGSVDAQASGIVDAPTLGWRAAPVGPTLRAALDTPVLVDNDVNTLAAAERLYGIGRDHSSYLVVTIGRGIGCGIVVDGGIYRGANGGAGEIGHIPVWSDGELPPCTCGSTGCLEAYIGAAGIVRTARARKAIGPRGTISTLVRAATTGDTAAGQVFAEAGAMLGRALAGVIHTVDPEVVVLMGEGVDGWEFWQTGFEPSFRRSLLPARKDVPVVVEPWTEDQWARGAASLVLTSPFDSAGNGGEQSRLVRVRMGTP; translated from the coding sequence GTGGTCAACGCCCAAGGTCCGATCCCCCGTGGCGATCTGGTGCCGTCGGGTGTTGTCGGGCTGCTCGGGACGCAGGGGCCGACGTCGCGGGCGGAGATCGCCCGGGCGCTCGGATTGAGCCCGGCGACCGTCACGCAGGTGACCAAGGACCTGATCGCCCGCGGGCTGGTCGAGGAGCTGGAGTCCGTGCCGTCCAAGGGCGGGCGGCCGGCCCGGCTGCTCGGGCTGGTCGCCGACGCGGGTGTCGCGCTCGGTGCCAAGGTGACCGCGGACCACGTGGCCGTGGTGACGGTCGAGCTGGACGGGACCGTGCGGTCGTCGTCCGAGCACGAGTACGACCCTACCGCCGACGACGCGATCACCCGGCTCGGGCAGGTGCTCGCCCAGGAGATCGCCGCGCTCGACGACCGCCTGCTCGGCGTCGGCGTCGGCGTACCGGGGTCGGTGGACGCGCAGGCGTCCGGCATCGTCGACGCCCCCACGCTGGGCTGGCGGGCCGCCCCGGTCGGGCCGACGCTGCGCGCGGCGCTCGACACTCCGGTGCTGGTCGACAACGACGTGAACACGCTGGCCGCGGCCGAGCGGCTGTACGGGATCGGGCGCGACCATTCGTCGTACCTGGTGGTGACGATCGGGCGCGGGATCGGCTGCGGCATCGTCGTCGACGGCGGCATCTATCGCGGCGCCAACGGCGGCGCCGGGGAGATCGGCCACATCCCGGTCTGGAGCGACGGCGAGCTGCCGCCCTGCACCTGCGGCTCGACCGGCTGCCTGGAGGCGTACATCGGTGCCGCGGGCATCGTGCGTACGGCGCGCGCCCGGAAGGCGATCGGACCGCGCGGCACCATCTCCACCTTGGTGCGCGCGGCAACGACCGGCGACACGGCCGCCGGGCAGGTCTTCGCGGAGGCCGGCGCGATGCTCGGACGGGCGCTCGCCGGGGTGATCCACACCGTCGACCCCGAGGTGGTAGTGCTGATGGGTGAGGGGGTGGACGGATGGGAGTTCTGGCAGACCGGGTTCGAGCCGTCGTTCCGGCGATCGTTGCTTCCGGCCCGCAAAGACGTCCCGGTCGTGGTGGAACCGTGGACGGAGGACCAGTGGGCCCGCGGGGCCGCGTCGCTGGTGCTGACGTCCCCGTTCGACTCGGCCGGCAACGGTGGCGAGCAGAGCCGCCTGGTCAGGGTCCGGATGGGGACGCCGTGA
- a CDS encoding ABC transporter permease subunit produces MKTDAKPARTARSRKPGSWKKLGWVLFFLLPSAVPLLIFTLIPMVSSLWVSLHRWNLISPMEWVGLGNYANLLGDEMTRRVFLHTLIYVAGYLPLVYVGGLALALALNQKLKGRSFLRATYFLPVVTSWVVVALVWKWLLNPSNGLVNQVLGAIGLPEPGWWTDPQWALPAVILSSAWKDLGFVMVILLAGLQAIPSDLYEAAKVDGSSAWQRFWRVTLPLLSPSTFFVVVISLINGFQVFDQVYVMTGGGPAGSSQVVVGQIYDLTFRYGRAGEASALSWILFAVILVITVVQIRGQRRWVHYA; encoded by the coding sequence GTGAAGACCGACGCGAAGCCGGCCCGGACGGCGCGCAGCCGCAAGCCGGGCAGCTGGAAGAAGCTCGGCTGGGTGCTGTTCTTCCTGCTGCCGAGCGCGGTCCCGCTGCTGATCTTCACGCTGATCCCGATGGTCTCGTCGCTGTGGGTGAGCCTGCACCGGTGGAACCTGATCTCCCCGATGGAGTGGGTCGGCCTCGGCAACTACGCCAACCTGCTCGGCGACGAGATGACGCGCCGCGTCTTCCTGCACACGCTGATCTACGTCGCCGGCTACCTGCCACTCGTGTACGTCGGCGGCCTGGCCCTCGCGCTCGCGCTGAACCAGAAACTGAAGGGCCGCTCGTTCCTGCGGGCGACGTACTTCCTGCCGGTGGTGACGAGCTGGGTCGTCGTCGCGCTGGTCTGGAAGTGGCTGCTCAACCCCAGCAACGGCCTGGTCAACCAGGTGCTCGGCGCGATCGGCCTGCCCGAGCCGGGCTGGTGGACCGATCCGCAGTGGGCGCTGCCCGCGGTGATCCTCTCGTCGGCCTGGAAGGACCTGGGTTTCGTGATGGTCATCCTGCTCGCCGGCCTGCAGGCCATCCCGAGTGACCTGTACGAGGCGGCGAAGGTCGACGGATCGAGTGCCTGGCAACGCTTCTGGCGGGTCACGCTCCCGCTGCTGTCCCCGTCGACCTTCTTCGTGGTGGTGATCTCGCTGATCAACGGCTTCCAGGTGTTCGACCAGGTCTACGTGATGACCGGGGGCGGCCCGGCCGGGTCCAGCCAGGTGGTCGTCGGGCAGATCTACGACCTGACCTTCCGCTACGGGCGCGCCGGTGAGGCGTCGGCCCTGTCCTGGATCCTGTTCGCCGTGATCCTGGTGATCACCGTGGTCCAGATCCGCGGCCAGCGCCGGTGGGTGCACTATGCGTGA
- a CDS encoding carbohydrate ABC transporter permease yields MRDTRSLPAKLALYAAVLAGAVIMLFPFLWTVITSITPEGSLADGPKLVVDDPTLNAYRTLLDAIPMWRIMLNSLGIAIASTLLQLVTGAMAAYGFARLHFPLKNVVFGFYLATLMVPLQVLVVPLFIEMKTLNLQDTYFALLAPTIASAFGVFLLRQAVTAVPLELDEAATIDGAGHLRIFTTIVLPLIRPALATVAVFAFMGSWNSFLWPLVVIRSPEFMTLPLGLSTLQGQFTTQWDVVMAGSVVSIVPIAIVYLLAQRHIIAGVAHTGIK; encoded by the coding sequence ATGCGTGACACCCGCTCACTCCCGGCCAAGCTCGCCCTGTACGCCGCCGTCCTGGCCGGCGCGGTGATCATGCTCTTCCCGTTCCTGTGGACGGTGATCACCTCGATCACGCCGGAGGGCTCGCTGGCCGACGGCCCGAAGCTCGTCGTCGACGACCCGACCCTGAACGCCTACCGCACGCTGCTCGACGCGATCCCGATGTGGCGGATCATGCTGAACTCGCTCGGCATCGCGATCGCCTCCACGCTGCTGCAACTGGTCACCGGCGCGATGGCGGCGTACGGGTTCGCCCGGTTGCACTTCCCGTTGAAGAACGTCGTGTTCGGGTTCTACCTGGCCACGCTGATGGTGCCGCTGCAGGTGCTGGTCGTGCCGCTGTTCATCGAGATGAAGACGCTCAACCTGCAGGACACGTACTTCGCGCTGCTCGCCCCGACGATCGCCTCGGCGTTCGGGGTGTTCCTGCTCCGGCAGGCCGTCACCGCCGTACCGCTGGAACTGGACGAGGCGGCCACCATCGACGGCGCGGGGCACCTGCGCATCTTCACCACCATCGTGCTGCCGCTGATCCGGCCGGCGCTGGCGACCGTCGCGGTCTTCGCGTTCATGGGCAGCTGGAACAGCTTCCTCTGGCCGCTGGTGGTGATCAGGTCGCCGGAGTTCATGACGCTCCCGCTCGGCCTGTCCACCCTGCAGGGCCAGTTCACCACCCAGTGGGACGTCGTGATGGCGGGGTCCGTCGTCTCGATCGTGCCGATCGCCATCGTCTACCTGCTCGCGCAGCGCCACATCATCGCCGGTGTCGCACACACCGGCATCAAGTGA
- a CDS encoding ABC transporter substrate-binding protein, whose translation MRLLKFAAVGVTAALALTACGQGSATKEAAAPAGKSVVRYLNFSSNDGHEKDLTAIVNAFQTANPDITVQVETVPYADYFTKLQTSVAGGTAADAFELNYENFVTYASNGSLAELKDVDGSVYKKSLYDAFNADGKQYGVPESFSNVVLFYNKALFKKAGVAEPTADWTWKDEQAAAAKLTDKGAKVWGDYQPVSYNEFYKVLAQNGGELLNADRSAATFNSPAGVEAAKFLIDKVGTTMPTEADGAGTPDFDSKLFKSGKLAMWHTGIWMFSAMADAPFDWDVVVEPGNTKKASAMFVNGLVVSAASKNAAAAQKWVTFLASSDETTKTRLASSWELPPVGDETKLAPYLDQKKPANRKAVFTALEDTVLPPVIERQQEMQDLVTQELTSAAAGRKPVEKALADAQTKVNGLLKK comes from the coding sequence ATGCGTCTACTCAAGTTCGCGGCGGTCGGGGTGACCGCGGCGCTCGCGCTGACCGCCTGCGGCCAGGGCTCGGCCACCAAGGAAGCGGCGGCACCGGCGGGCAAGTCCGTCGTCCGCTACCTGAACTTCTCGTCCAACGACGGCCACGAGAAGGACCTGACGGCGATCGTCAACGCCTTCCAGACCGCCAACCCCGACATCACCGTCCAGGTCGAGACGGTCCCGTACGCCGACTACTTCACCAAGCTGCAGACCTCGGTCGCCGGTGGCACCGCGGCCGACGCGTTCGAGCTGAACTACGAGAACTTCGTCACCTATGCCTCGAACGGTTCGCTCGCCGAGCTGAAGGACGTCGACGGTTCGGTCTACAAGAAGTCGCTGTACGACGCGTTCAATGCCGACGGCAAGCAGTACGGCGTCCCTGAGTCGTTCTCGAACGTCGTCCTGTTCTACAACAAGGCCCTGTTCAAGAAGGCCGGCGTCGCCGAGCCGACCGCGGACTGGACCTGGAAGGACGAGCAGGCCGCGGCCGCCAAGCTGACCGACAAGGGCGCGAAGGTCTGGGGCGACTACCAGCCGGTGTCGTACAACGAGTTCTACAAGGTGCTCGCCCAGAACGGCGGCGAGCTCCTCAACGCAGACCGGTCAGCGGCGACGTTCAACTCCCCCGCCGGCGTCGAGGCGGCGAAGTTCCTGATCGACAAGGTCGGCACGACGATGCCGACCGAGGCGGACGGCGCTGGTACGCCGGACTTCGACTCCAAGCTGTTCAAGTCGGGCAAGCTGGCGATGTGGCACACCGGGATCTGGATGTTCTCCGCGATGGCCGACGCGCCGTTCGACTGGGACGTCGTGGTCGAGCCCGGCAACACCAAGAAGGCGTCGGCGATGTTCGTCAACGGGCTGGTCGTGTCGGCCGCGTCGAAGAACGCCGCGGCCGCGCAGAAGTGGGTCACCTTCCTGGCCTCGTCCGACGAGACCACGAAGACCCGCCTCGCGAGCTCGTGGGAGCTGCCGCCGGTCGGTGACGAGACCAAGCTCGCGCCGTACCTCGACCAGAAGAAGCCGGCCAACCGCAAGGCCGTGTTCACCGCGCTGGAGGACACCGTCCTGCCGCCGGTGATCGAGCGCCAGCAGGAGATGCAGGACCTGGTCACCCAGGAACTCACCTCCGCCGCGGCCGGCCGCAAGCCGGTCGAGAAGGCGCTCGCCGACGCCCAGACCAAGGTCAACGGCCTGCTGAAGAAGTGA
- a CDS encoding glycoside hydrolase family 15 protein, whose translation MISTSAPDLNELAGLRSLAERSHAVITRHQDPGGAYPAAPTFSAYRGYAWLRDGSFTAEGISRYGDVVSAGRFHDWVHGALCRRRAQVDALRASDAPSNEAMLPTRFTFDGSDGSDPWWDFQTDGYGLWLWSVVAHADRHGLSLDRWQAGIDVAVDYLVAFWDRPCYDWWEEHVEHRHVSTLGAIYGGLVAIAPYTSVPVLEVAERIRSLVDAEGTHDGHLTKWLGSSAVDGSLPSCIVPFRLVAPGSSVAGTTLAAVVRDLDVDGGVHRFTADVFYGGGQWILLSALLGWNLAAAGDTVGAWRHLRWIADQVNDDGDLPEQVDHHLLHPDSRSEWIARWGSVASPLLWSHGMYLILADELGITAKDV comes from the coding sequence ATGATCTCCACCTCCGCCCCCGACCTCAACGAGCTCGCCGGGTTGCGCTCGCTGGCCGAGCGCAGCCACGCCGTGATCACTCGGCATCAGGATCCCGGCGGCGCGTACCCCGCCGCGCCGACCTTCTCGGCGTACCGCGGGTACGCGTGGCTGCGGGACGGCTCGTTCACCGCCGAGGGCATCTCCCGGTACGGCGACGTCGTGTCGGCCGGGCGGTTCCACGACTGGGTGCACGGCGCCCTGTGTCGTCGCCGCGCGCAGGTGGACGCGCTGCGCGCGTCCGACGCGCCGTCGAACGAGGCGATGCTGCCGACCCGGTTCACCTTCGACGGGTCGGACGGCTCCGACCCGTGGTGGGACTTCCAGACCGACGGGTACGGGCTGTGGCTGTGGTCCGTCGTCGCCCATGCCGATCGGCACGGGCTGTCGCTGGACCGGTGGCAGGCGGGGATCGACGTCGCGGTGGACTACCTGGTCGCCTTCTGGGACCGGCCTTGTTACGACTGGTGGGAGGAGCACGTCGAGCACCGGCACGTGTCGACGCTCGGCGCGATCTACGGCGGGCTGGTTGCCATCGCGCCGTACACGTCGGTGCCGGTGCTGGAGGTTGCCGAGCGCATCCGTTCGCTGGTCGATGCCGAGGGCACGCATGACGGCCATCTGACCAAGTGGCTCGGGAGTTCGGCCGTCGACGGATCGTTGCCCTCGTGCATCGTCCCGTTCAGACTGGTTGCTCCCGGCTCCTCAGTTGCCGGTACGACGCTCGCGGCCGTCGTACGGGATCTCGACGTGGACGGCGGCGTACACCGCTTCACGGCCGACGTGTTCTACGGCGGCGGACAGTGGATCCTGCTGTCCGCCCTCCTCGGCTGGAACCTGGCCGCGGCCGGCGACACCGTCGGTGCGTGGCGGCACCTTCGCTGGATCGCCGACCAGGTCAACGACGACGGCGACCTGCCCGAGCAGGTCGACCACCACCTGCTGCACCCCGACTCGCGCAGCGAGTGGATCGCCCGCTGGGGATCCGTCGCCAGCCCGCTGCTCTGGTCCCACGGCATGTACCTGATCCTCGCCGACGAACTCGGCATCACCGCAAAGGACGTCTGA